A single region of the Pseudomonas sp. PDM14 genome encodes:
- a CDS encoding VIT domain-containing protein — protein MLFFRSIAGAVPRSWVVLLSALMALPGLVAAGEAERGESPYFAVDNADPAVDALPLKSTRVEVQVLGVIADVKVIQQYRNEGSRALEARYVFPGSTRAAVHGMTVRLGERELQAQIREKQKAAQEYQAAKSAGKTAALLEQQRANVFQMNVANILPGDVVDVELRYTELLVPTAGLYRFVFPTVVGPRYNGAVGAPSHAAEPWVATQHLAAGQPSASAFALQVDLQAPTALSDVASPSHRIDLDAQAGGRTLVRLDAREKANDRDFVLDYRLGGDAFQSGVLLSRGAEENFFLALIAPPKRPDSQLIVPREYIFVVDISGSMHGFPLDTTKRLLRRLIGGLRAADSFNVVLFSGSSTVLAERSQPASRANVDQALSLLDTQMGSGGTELLPALRRALAMPADAERSRSFVVVTDGYVTVERDAFALVRSNLDKANLFAFGIGSSVNRELIEGLARAGQGEPFVVLDEQAADAEAERLRQMIDAPVLARPKLSFDGLETYDVEPVALPDLFAERPLVVFGKWRGEAKGRVRAEGIGATGPWRNEVPIDAAQVRDGDQALAHLWARHRIASLVDQETLEGGYAYSQQILDLGLAYNLLTPYTSFIAVDQLVRNPDPAQAAQVDQPLPLPQGVSNQAIGTPTSIQVPSTPEPSVWAMLLIGLAGMGWMLRRRARA, from the coding sequence ATGCTTTTCTTTCGTTCCATCGCGGGGGCTGTCCCGCGTTCGTGGGTGGTGCTGTTGTCGGCGCTGATGGCCCTGCCGGGGCTGGTGGCGGCCGGCGAGGCGGAGCGGGGCGAGAGCCCCTATTTCGCCGTGGACAACGCCGATCCGGCTGTGGATGCGCTGCCGCTGAAGTCGACACGGGTCGAGGTGCAGGTGCTCGGCGTGATCGCCGACGTGAAGGTGATCCAGCAGTACCGTAACGAAGGCAGCCGTGCCCTGGAGGCGCGCTACGTGTTTCCCGGCTCGACCCGTGCGGCGGTGCATGGCATGACCGTGCGCCTGGGCGAGCGCGAGCTGCAGGCACAGATTCGCGAGAAGCAGAAGGCCGCGCAGGAGTACCAGGCGGCCAAAAGCGCGGGCAAGACTGCGGCCCTGCTCGAGCAGCAACGCGCCAACGTGTTCCAGATGAACGTGGCCAACATCCTGCCTGGCGACGTGGTGGATGTGGAGCTGCGCTACACCGAGCTGCTGGTGCCCACCGCGGGCCTCTATCGCTTCGTTTTCCCCACCGTGGTCGGCCCGCGCTACAACGGCGCAGTGGGTGCGCCTAGCCATGCGGCCGAACCTTGGGTAGCGACCCAGCACCTGGCGGCCGGTCAGCCGAGTGCCAGCGCGTTTGCCTTGCAGGTCGACCTGCAGGCGCCGACCGCGCTGAGCGACGTCGCCTCGCCGAGCCATCGCATTGACCTCGATGCCCAGGCCGGTGGCCGCACCCTGGTGCGTCTGGACGCGCGCGAGAAGGCCAACGACCGCGACTTCGTCCTCGACTACCGTCTGGGCGGCGATGCATTCCAGAGTGGCGTGCTGCTGTCGCGCGGGGCTGAAGAGAACTTCTTCCTGGCCTTGATCGCCCCGCCGAAACGCCCCGACAGCCAGTTGATCGTGCCGCGCGAGTACATCTTCGTGGTGGACATCTCCGGCTCCATGCACGGCTTTCCGCTGGATACCACCAAGCGCCTGCTGCGCCGTCTGATCGGCGGTCTGCGTGCGGCCGACAGCTTCAACGTGGTGCTGTTCTCCGGCAGCAGCACGGTGCTGGCCGAGCGCTCGCAGCCGGCCAGTCGCGCCAACGTCGACCAGGCCCTGAGCCTGCTCGACACGCAGATGGGCAGCGGTGGCACCGAGCTGTTACCGGCCCTGCGCCGGGCGCTGGCGATGCCGGCGGACGCCGAGCGCTCGCGCAGCTTCGTGGTGGTCACCGATGGCTACGTGACGGTGGAGCGCGACGCCTTCGCCCTGGTGCGCAGCAACCTCGACAAGGCCAACCTGTTCGCCTTCGGCATCGGCAGTTCGGTCAATCGCGAGCTGATCGAAGGCCTGGCGCGCGCCGGGCAGGGCGAGCCGTTCGTGGTGCTCGACGAGCAGGCGGCGGATGCCGAGGCCGAGCGCCTGCGGCAGATGATCGATGCACCCGTGCTGGCGCGGCCGAAGCTGAGTTTCGACGGCCTGGAAACCTACGACGTCGAACCCGTGGCGCTGCCTGACCTGTTCGCCGAGCGGCCGCTGGTGGTATTCGGCAAATGGCGCGGCGAGGCGAAGGGCCGGGTACGGGCCGAGGGCATCGGCGCCACCGGGCCCTGGCGCAACGAGGTGCCGATCGACGCGGCGCAGGTGCGCGACGGTGATCAGGCCCTGGCCCACCTGTGGGCGCGGCATCGCATCGCCAGCCTGGTCGACCAGGAAACCCTGGAGGGCGGCTACGCCTACAGCCAGCAGATCCTCGACCTGGGGCTGGCCTACAACCTGCTGACGCCCTACACCTCGTTCATCGCCGTGGACCAGTTGGTGCGCAATCCCGACCCGGCCCAGGCGGCGCAGGTCGATCAGCCATTGCCGCTGCCGCAGGGCGTGAGCAACCAGGCCATCGGCACGCCGACATCGATCCAGGTGCCGAGCACGCCGGAGCCGAGCGTGTGGGCGATGCTGCTGATCGGCCTGGCTGGCATGGGCTGGATGCTGCGCCGGCGCGCACGAGCATGA
- a CDS encoding autotransporter domain-containing protein, translated as MARCAPTEFPAALNTPRGVAFLLALCASQLVDAAPQNGHLALSQRSLLLEDSRLPREAMLDRLQQIRFAFREPQPEAEQWQGWSRAHGSEGAWQGDAASARLERQGGGLFVGADRRLSGMWMTGAMAGFSRSELQADDHAARSDADAYHLGLYAATRYYQLGFKFGGSYSSHDLHSQRRVDGERLRAQGRAGTTQLFGEASYALDFRAFSIEPFAGLAYVYLDTQELREQGGVQALRLPGAADDSAYLTLGWRGATSWQLQQRRLVGRGSLAWRHAYGDDRTQATARTLTGDSQLLLGRTFERDVLRLDLSLDHELSRDLYLGLTYAGQYAEDAHDNSLAARLSLKF; from the coding sequence ATGGCACGCTGCGCGCCAACTGAGTTTCCTGCCGCGCTGAACACGCCTCGCGGCGTCGCCTTCCTGCTGGCCCTGTGCGCCAGCCAGTTGGTCGACGCCGCGCCGCAGAACGGCCATCTCGCCCTCAGCCAGCGCAGCCTGCTGCTCGAAGACAGCCGCCTGCCGCGCGAGGCGATGCTCGACCGCCTGCAGCAGATCCGCTTCGCCTTCCGCGAACCGCAACCCGAGGCCGAACAGTGGCAGGGCTGGTCGCGCGCGCATGGCAGCGAAGGTGCGTGGCAGGGCGATGCGGCCTCGGCGCGCCTGGAGCGGCAAGGTGGCGGCCTGTTCGTGGGAGCCGATCGGCGGCTGTCGGGCATGTGGATGACCGGCGCCATGGCCGGTTTCAGCCGCAGTGAGCTGCAGGCCGATGACCACGCCGCACGCAGCGACGCCGACGCCTATCACCTGGGCTTGTACGCGGCGACGCGCTACTACCAGCTCGGTTTCAAGTTCGGCGGCAGCTACAGCAGCCATGACCTGCACAGCCAGCGTCGGGTCGACGGCGAGCGCCTGCGCGCGCAGGGCCGCGCCGGCACGACTCAACTGTTCGGCGAAGCCAGTTATGCGCTGGATTTTCGCGCCTTCAGCATCGAGCCATTCGCCGGCCTGGCCTATGTCTACCTGGATACCCAGGAGTTGCGCGAGCAGGGCGGCGTGCAGGCGCTGCGCCTGCCCGGCGCGGCGGACGATAGCGCCTACCTCACGCTCGGCTGGCGCGGCGCAACGTCCTGGCAGCTGCAGCAGCGCCGCCTGGTCGGCCGCGGCAGCCTGGCCTGGCGCCATGCCTATGGTGATGACCGTACGCAGGCCACGGCGCGCACGCTGACAGGTGACTCGCAGCTGCTGCTGGGGCGCACCTTCGAGCGTGACGTGCTGCGCCTCGACCTGAGCCTGGACCACGAGCTGAGCCGCGACCTGTACCTGGGCCTGACCTACGCCGGCCAGTACGCCGAGGACGCCCATGACAACAGCCTGGCCGCGCGCCTGAGCCTGAAATTCTAA
- the xrtQ gene encoding exosortase Q: MSAGRLPRLPAWLWLLLPALALWPVWLWSLRRMSDGSDDPYGVVALAMLLLCLWREREHVGATPRPAWLLASLALSGLAIAAGESVPALARGVLAVLAVLGAALALRRPRQPALAWLGLGLLALPILSSLQFFAGYPLRLITAEASVWLLRGLGLAVERQGSTLDVGGQLVMVDAPCSGIHMAWVAYFCAFASAAWLRLGDVHLMRRLPLLGVLVLAGNSLRNTLLVLQETGQSGWPDWMHEATGLAVFVAVCALVLRVVSAGAQATGPGLPVAVSRALAPGWQWSAVGVFVALGLCSTLTRPLPSETAVPVFVEWPQRFEGSLLRPLALSAVEQRFVAEFPGAIARFSAGPRAVTLRHVTAATRKLHPAADCFRGLGYRIDAIGLRQRPAAAGLQRCFVASGKGPALSVCEYIEDAAGRSFSDHSAWYWAAIAGASPGPWRAVTVAEAL, translated from the coding sequence ATGAGCGCAGGACGGCTGCCGAGGTTGCCCGCCTGGCTGTGGCTGCTGTTGCCGGCACTGGCGTTGTGGCCGGTGTGGCTGTGGAGTCTGCGGCGCATGAGCGACGGCTCGGACGATCCGTATGGCGTGGTCGCACTGGCGATGTTGCTGCTGTGCCTGTGGCGCGAGCGCGAGCATGTTGGCGCCACGCCGAGGCCCGCCTGGCTGCTGGCATCGTTAGCCTTGAGCGGGCTGGCGATTGCGGCTGGCGAGTCGGTGCCGGCCCTGGCGCGCGGCGTACTGGCCGTGCTGGCGGTGCTCGGTGCGGCCCTGGCACTGCGCCGTCCGCGACAACCGGCGCTGGCCTGGCTGGGCTTGGGGCTGCTGGCGCTGCCGATTCTCTCGTCGCTGCAGTTCTTCGCCGGCTATCCGCTGCGGTTGATCACCGCCGAGGCCAGCGTCTGGCTGCTGCGTGGCCTGGGCCTGGCGGTGGAGCGGCAGGGCAGCACTCTGGATGTCGGCGGCCAGCTGGTGATGGTCGATGCGCCCTGTTCGGGCATCCACATGGCTTGGGTCGCCTATTTCTGCGCCTTCGCCAGCGCTGCCTGGCTGCGTCTGGGCGATGTTCACCTGATGCGGCGTTTGCCGCTGCTTGGCGTACTGGTGCTGGCCGGTAACAGCCTGCGCAACACCCTGCTGGTGCTGCAGGAAACCGGGCAATCGGGGTGGCCGGACTGGATGCACGAGGCCACGGGACTGGCGGTGTTCGTGGCGGTCTGTGCACTGGTGCTGCGGGTGGTCAGTGCCGGTGCGCAGGCGACAGGGCCAGGGCTGCCGGTCGCGGTGTCGCGCGCACTGGCGCCGGGGTGGCAATGGAGCGCGGTGGGCGTGTTCGTGGCGCTGGGACTGTGCTCGACCTTGACGCGGCCACTGCCAAGCGAAACGGCGGTGCCGGTCTTCGTCGAGTGGCCGCAGCGTTTCGAGGGCAGTCTGCTGCGTCCACTGGCGCTGTCGGCGGTGGAGCAGCGCTTCGTTGCCGAATTCCCCGGTGCCATCGCCCGCTTCAGTGCGGGGCCGCGTGCGGTGACCCTGCGCCACGTCACGGCAGCGACGCGCAAGCTGCACCCGGCGGCGGACTGCTTTCGCGGCCTGGGCTACCGCATCGACGCCATCGGCCTGCGCCAGCGTCCCGCGGCGGCGGGGCTGCAGCGCTGCTTCGTCGCCAGCGGCAAGGGGCCGGCGCTGAGCGTGTGCGAGTACATCGAGGATGCCGCAGGGCGCAGCTTCAGCGACCACTCGGCCTGGTACTGGGCGGCCATCGCCGGTGCCTCGCCAGGCCCGTGGCGCGCGGTGACGGTGGCCGAAGCGCTGTAG
- a CDS encoding hybrid sensor histidine kinase/response regulator has translation MTPDEMRDASLLELFRLEAEAQTQVLSHGLMVLERKPTDADQLEACMRAAHSLKGAARIVGIDAGVRVAHVMEDCLVEAQEGRLKLRPEHVDALLQGADLLLRLGAPPDGDADWANNAGRAAVDALVARLQGLYGPNRAPLETPAQATPVEPVTEPIIAVPAPVEAPASEVEASAEPLGQADARADDRTRVLRVSAERLDHLLDISSKSLVEFQRIKPLTDSLQRLKRLQSNASRALDLARETTLEVTGDAQNVFVEARTLLGECQQMLAQHMAELDEFGWQGGQRAQLLYDAALASRMRPFADVLTGQLRMVRDLGRALGKQVRLDVEGENTQVDRDVLEKLEAPLTHLLRNAVDHGIESPEQRARAGKPEEGLIRLRARHHAGMLVLEIADDGMGVDLERLRAAVITRGFATAETGAQLTEDELLAFLFLPGFSMRDKVTEVSGRGVGLDAVQHMMRQLRGGVRMQQRRGEGASFHVEVPLTLSVVRSLVVEVGGEAYAFPLAHIERMTRLQPEDIVQLEGRQHFWHDGRQVGLFSASQILQRPEGKQEQAGIAVVLIADREALHGIVVERFLGERTLVVMPLDARLGKVQDVSAGALLDDGTPVLILDVEDMLKSVGKLLGSGRLERVDRSARQAAGGQRKRVLVVDDSLTVRELERKLLLSRGYEVAVAVDGMDGWNALRSEHFDLLITDIDMPRMDGIELVSLVRRDSRLQSLPVMVVSYKDREEDRRRGLDAGADYYLAKASFHDEALLDAVMVLIGEAQG, from the coding sequence ATGACCCCGGACGAGATGCGCGACGCCTCGCTGCTGGAACTGTTTCGCCTGGAAGCCGAGGCGCAGACGCAGGTGCTCAGCCATGGGCTGATGGTGCTGGAGCGCAAGCCGACCGACGCCGACCAGCTGGAAGCCTGCATGCGTGCGGCGCATTCGCTGAAAGGCGCGGCGCGCATCGTCGGCATCGACGCCGGCGTGCGCGTGGCGCATGTCATGGAGGATTGCCTGGTCGAGGCCCAGGAAGGGCGGCTGAAACTGCGCCCCGAACACGTCGACGCGCTGCTGCAGGGCGCCGACCTGTTGCTGCGTCTGGGCGCGCCGCCGGATGGTGACGCCGACTGGGCCAACAATGCCGGGCGTGCCGCGGTGGATGCGCTGGTGGCGCGCCTGCAAGGGCTGTACGGACCGAACCGTGCGCCGCTGGAAACGCCTGCTCAGGCCACGCCGGTAGAGCCCGTGACCGAGCCGATCATCGCTGTGCCAGCGCCGGTCGAGGCGCCCGCCAGTGAGGTCGAGGCCAGTGCCGAACCGCTCGGCCAGGCTGATGCCCGTGCCGACGACCGCACGCGGGTGCTACGGGTCAGCGCCGAGCGTCTCGATCACTTGCTGGATATCTCCAGCAAGTCGCTGGTCGAGTTCCAGCGCATCAAGCCGCTGACCGATTCGCTGCAGCGCCTCAAGCGCCTGCAGAGCAACGCCAGTCGCGCCCTCGACCTGGCCCGTGAGACCACTCTGGAAGTCACTGGCGACGCGCAGAACGTCTTTGTCGAGGCGCGCACCCTGCTCGGCGAGTGCCAGCAGATGCTCGCCCAGCACATGGCCGAACTCGACGAGTTCGGCTGGCAGGGCGGCCAGCGTGCCCAGCTGCTCTACGACGCGGCCCTGGCCTCGCGCATGCGCCCGTTCGCCGATGTGCTCACCGGCCAGTTGCGCATGGTCCGCGACCTCGGCCGCGCGCTGGGCAAGCAGGTACGCCTGGACGTCGAGGGCGAGAACACCCAAGTCGACCGTGACGTGCTGGAAAAGCTCGAGGCACCGCTGACCCACCTGCTGCGCAACGCCGTCGACCACGGCATCGAAAGCCCCGAGCAGCGTGCCCGTGCGGGCAAGCCGGAGGAGGGCCTGATCCGCCTGCGTGCGCGTCATCACGCCGGCATGCTGGTACTGGAAATCGCCGACGACGGCATGGGGGTCGACCTCGAACGCCTGCGTGCGGCGGTGATCACCCGTGGCTTCGCCACCGCCGAGACCGGCGCCCAGCTGACCGAGGACGAGCTGCTGGCCTTCCTCTTCCTGCCCGGTTTCAGCATGCGCGACAAGGTCACCGAAGTGTCCGGGCGCGGCGTTGGCCTGGATGCGGTGCAGCACATGATGCGCCAGCTGCGCGGCGGCGTGCGCATGCAGCAGCGCCGGGGCGAGGGCGCGAGTTTCCATGTCGAGGTGCCGCTGACCCTGTCGGTGGTGCGCAGCCTGGTGGTCGAGGTCGGCGGCGAGGCCTACGCCTTCCCCTTGGCGCACATCGAGCGGATGACCCGGTTGCAGCCCGAGGACATCGTCCAGCTCGAAGGTCGCCAGCACTTCTGGCACGACGGCCGCCAGGTCGGCCTGTTTTCCGCCAGCCAGATTCTCCAGCGTCCCGAGGGCAAGCAGGAACAGGCCGGCATTGCCGTGGTGCTGATCGCCGACCGCGAGGCGCTGCACGGCATCGTCGTCGAGCGCTTCCTCGGCGAGCGCACACTGGTGGTGATGCCGCTGGATGCGCGCCTGGGCAAGGTGCAGGACGTGTCCGCCGGGGCGCTGCTCGACGACGGCACGCCGGTGCTGATCCTGGATGTCGAGGACATGCTCAAGTCGGTCGGCAAGCTGCTCGGCAGCGGGCGTCTGGAGCGCGTCGACCGCAGTGCCCGGCAGGCCGCCGGCGGCCAGCGCAAGCGCGTGCTGGTGGTCGACGACTCGCTCACCGTGCGCGAACTGGAGCGCAAGCTGCTGCTCAGCCGCGGTTACGAAGTGGCGGTGGCGGTGGATGGCATGGATGGCTGGAACGCGCTGCGTTCGGAGCATTTCGACCTGCTGATCACCGACATCGACATGCCGCGCATGGACGGCATCGAACTGGTCAGCCTGGTGCGCCGCGACAGCCGTCTGCAGTCACTGCCGGTGATGGTGGTGTCGTACAAGGATCGCGAAGAGGACCGCCGCCGTGGCCTGGATGCCGGCGCGGACTACTATCTGGCCAAGGCCAGTTTCCATGATGAAGCGTTGCTGGATGCGGTAATGGTGCTGATCGGAGAGGCACAGGGATGA
- a CDS encoding chemotaxis response regulator protein-glutamate methylesterase: protein MRIGIANDMPLAVEALRRVLSLEPAHQIVWVASNGVEAVEYCRRDTPDVVLMDLLMPEMDGVEATRRIMAQSPCAILIVTVDMDRHVQRVFEAMGHGALDAVDTPALGSGRTQDATGVLRKIHNIGWLIGQQGGRSAAVRKSQDASARPQRLVAIGASAGGPATLAALLKQLPADFSAAVVLVQHVDQVFAAGMAEWLASESCLPVRLARDGEPPQPGTVLLAGTNNHMCLTRDGELIYTEEPRSHVYRPSIDVFFDSVVEHWKGEAVGVLLTGMGRDGAEGLKNMRERGFLTLAQDRASCAVYGMPKAAAELGAAVEILPLERIAPRLVAAFA, encoded by the coding sequence ATGAGAATCGGCATTGCCAATGACATGCCTCTGGCGGTGGAAGCGCTGCGGCGCGTGCTGTCGCTGGAGCCGGCGCACCAGATCGTCTGGGTCGCGAGCAACGGCGTGGAGGCCGTGGAGTACTGCCGCCGCGACACCCCGGACGTGGTCCTGATGGACCTGCTGATGCCGGAGATGGACGGCGTCGAAGCCACGCGGCGGATCATGGCGCAGAGTCCCTGCGCCATTCTCATCGTCACCGTGGATATGGATCGCCACGTGCAGCGCGTATTCGAGGCCATGGGCCACGGTGCGCTGGACGCGGTCGATACCCCGGCGCTGGGCAGCGGCAGGACCCAGGACGCTACCGGCGTGCTGCGCAAGATTCACAACATCGGCTGGCTGATCGGCCAGCAGGGGGGGCGCAGCGCTGCCGTGCGCAAGAGCCAGGACGCCAGTGCCCGGCCGCAGCGCCTGGTCGCCATCGGCGCCTCGGCCGGCGGTCCGGCCACCCTGGCGGCGCTGCTCAAGCAGTTGCCGGCGGATTTCAGCGCCGCGGTGGTGCTGGTGCAGCATGTCGACCAAGTGTTCGCCGCCGGCATGGCCGAATGGCTGGCCAGCGAGTCGTGCTTGCCCGTACGCTTGGCCCGTGATGGCGAGCCGCCGCAACCGGGCACCGTGCTGCTGGCCGGCACCAACAACCACATGTGCCTGACCCGCGACGGCGAGCTGATCTACACCGAAGAGCCGCGCAGCCATGTGTATCGACCGTCGATCGACGTGTTCTTCGACAGCGTCGTCGAACACTGGAAGGGTGAGGCCGTCGGCGTGCTGCTCACGGGCATGGGCCGTGATGGCGCCGAAGGGCTGAAGAACATGCGCGAGCGCGGCTTTTTGACGCTGGCGCAGGACCGCGCGAGCTGCGCGGTGTACGGTATGCCCAAAGCGGCTGCCGAGCTGGGAGCGGCAGTGGAGATCCTGCCGCTGGAGCGTATCGCGCCACGGCTGGTGGCGGCGTTCGCTTGA
- a CDS encoding chemotaxis protein CheW, translating to MIDSRLPLIDAEQLPAIDDCWNRIGVRGDQSCARLVEHVHCRNCEVHAEAATRLLDRYALHRQDDAPVDDEAQEAVGERRSTLVFRLGEEWLGLPTRALVEVAPRSVIHSLPHQRSLGLLGVTNVRGALVACLSLIELLGLEANAPTITERRVVPRMLIIAGQGGPVVVPVDEVDGIHAIPLRAVQDSARGSVQVARRFSAGVVHWRERSITLLDEALLQQTMARSLE from the coding sequence ATGATCGATAGCCGCCTGCCGCTGATCGATGCCGAGCAGCTGCCGGCCATCGACGATTGCTGGAACCGCATCGGCGTGCGCGGCGACCAGTCTTGCGCGCGTCTGGTCGAGCATGTGCACTGCCGCAACTGCGAGGTGCACGCCGAAGCTGCCACGCGCCTGCTCGATCGCTACGCCCTGCATCGCCAGGACGACGCGCCCGTCGATGACGAGGCGCAAGAGGCGGTCGGCGAACGGCGTTCGACGCTGGTCTTCCGTCTCGGCGAAGAATGGCTCGGCCTGCCGACCCGCGCGCTGGTGGAAGTGGCGCCGCGCAGCGTGATCCATTCCCTGCCACACCAGCGTTCGCTCGGCCTGCTCGGCGTGACCAACGTACGCGGTGCGCTGGTCGCCTGCCTGTCACTGATTGAACTGTTGGGGCTGGAAGCCAATGCGCCGACCATCACCGAGCGCCGCGTGGTGCCGCGCATGCTGATCATCGCCGGGCAGGGCGGCCCGGTGGTGGTGCCGGTGGACGAGGTCGACGGCATCCATGCGATTCCCCTGCGCGCGGTGCAGGACAGCGCGCGCGGTAGCGTGCAGGTGGCCCGTCGGTTCTCGGCCGGCGTGGTGCACTGGCGTGAGCGCAGCATCACCCTGCTCGACGAGGCGTTGCTGCAGCAGACCATGGCCAGGAGCCTTGAATGA
- the prfB gene encoding peptide chain release factor 2 (programmed frameshift) produces the protein MEINPILNAIKDLSERTQTIRGYLDYDHKHDRLVEVNRELEDPSVWNNPEYAQNLGRERASLALIVDTLDDLHSSLADSRDLLEMAAEENDEGAVSDIVSEVERLRGILEKLEFRRMFSGEMDANNAYLDIQAGSGGTEAQDWANILLRMYLRWADKRGFSAEIVELSEGEVAGIKGATVHIKGEYAFGWLRTEIGVHRLVRKSPFDSGARRHTSFSAVFVSPEIDDKVEIDINPADLRIDTYRSSGAGGQHVNTTDSAVRITHVPTNTVVACQNERSQHANKDTAMKMLRARLYEQEMQKRNAASQALEDTKSDIGWGHQIRSYVLDDSRIKDLRTGVERSDCQKVLDGDLDQYLEASLKQGL, from the exons ATGGAAATCAACCCGATCCTTAATGCCATCAAGGACCTGTCCGAGCGCACCCAGACTATTCGGGGGTATCTT GACTACGATCACAAGCATGATCGTCTCGTCGAAGTAAACCGCGAACTCGAAGACCCGAGCGTCTGGAACAACCCCGAGTACGCCCAGAATCTGGGCCGTGAGCGTGCCTCCCTGGCGCTGATCGTCGACACCCTCGACGACCTGCACAGCAGCCTCGCCGACTCGCGCGACCTGCTCGAAATGGCCGCCGAAGAGAACGACGAAGGCGCCGTCAGCGACATCGTCAGTGAAGTCGAGCGCCTGCGCGGCATCCTCGAGAAGCTGGAATTCCGCCGCATGTTCAGCGGCGAGATGGACGCGAACAACGCCTACCTCGATATCCAGGCCGGTTCCGGCGGCACCGAGGCCCAGGACTGGGCCAACATCCTGCTGCGCATGTACCTGCGCTGGGCCGACAAGCGCGGCTTCAGTGCCGAGATCGTCGAATTGTCCGAGGGCGAGGTTGCCGGTATCAAGGGCGCCACCGTGCACATCAAGGGCGAGTACGCCTTTGGCTGGCTGCGCACCGAAATCGGCGTGCACCGCCTGGTACGCAAAAGCCCGTTCGACTCCGGCGCCCGTCGCCACACCTCGTTCTCCGCGGTGTTCGTGTCGCCCGAGATCGACGACAAGGTCGAGATCGACATCAACCCGGCCGATCTGCGCATCGACACTTACCGCTCCTCCGGTGCGGGTGGTCAGCACGTCAACACCACCGACTCGGCAGTACGTATCACCCACGTACCGACCAACACCGTGGTAGCGTGCCAGAACGAACGTTCCCAGCACGCCAACAAGGACACCGCCATGAAAATGCTGCGGGCCCGGTTGTACGAGCAGGAAATGCAGAAGCGTAACGCCGCGTCCCAGGCGCTGGAAGACACCAAGTCGGATATCGGCTGGGGCCACCAGATCCGCTCCTACGTGCTCGATGACTCGCGCATCAAGGATCTGCGGACCGGCGTCGAGCGTAGCGACTGCCAGAAGGTCCTCGACGGCGACCTCGACCAGTACCTCGAGGCCAGCCTCAAGCAAGGCCTGTAA
- a CDS encoding response regulator gives MQYPYRSYAEMTSTEERSVMVLLVDDQAMIGEAVRRSLATEHDIDFHFCSDPHEAIAVAENLRPTVILQDLVMPGMDGLILLAEYRATPALRDVPIIVLSTKDDPSVKSTAFAAGANDYLVKLPDSIELIARLRYHSRSYIALQQRDEAYRALRESQQQLLETNLTLQRLMNSDGLTKLSNRRHFDEYLEMEWRRAAREQSSVSLLMIDVDYFKSFNDTFGHVAGDDALRQVAETLRTSCSRSSDMAARYGGEEFAMVLPGTSAGGARLLAEKVRRAIEALKIPHDQPRPGSLLSVSIGVATAIPAVGQDSLTLVEMADQGLYQAKHNGRNQVAMLDGTLRAN, from the coding sequence ATGCAATACCCCTATCGCAGTTACGCGGAAATGACGAGCACGGAAGAGCGCTCGGTCATGGTTCTGCTGGTCGATGATCAGGCGATGATCGGCGAGGCGGTGCGCCGCTCGCTGGCGACCGAGCATGACATCGACTTCCATTTCTGCTCCGACCCGCACGAAGCCATCGCCGTGGCCGAGAACCTGCGCCCCACCGTGATCCTGCAGGACCTGGTGATGCCCGGCATGGACGGCCTGATCCTGCTCGCCGAGTACCGCGCTACGCCGGCGCTGCGCGATGTGCCGATCATCGTGCTGTCGACCAAGGACGACCCCTCGGTGAAGAGCACGGCGTTCGCCGCCGGCGCCAACGATTACCTGGTCAAGCTGCCGGACAGCATCGAGCTGATTGCCCGTTTGCGTTACCACTCGCGCTCCTATATCGCCCTGCAGCAGCGTGACGAAGCCTACCGCGCCCTGCGCGAGAGCCAGCAGCAGTTGCTGGAGACCAACCTGACCCTGCAGCGCCTGATGAACTCGGACGGCCTGACCAAACTCTCCAACCGCCGCCATTTCGACGAGTACCTGGAGATGGAGTGGCGCCGTGCAGCGCGCGAGCAGTCGTCGGTGTCGCTGCTGATGATCGACGTCGACTACTTCAAGAGTTTCAACGACACCTTCGGCCATGTCGCCGGTGACGATGCCTTGCGCCAGGTGGCGGAAACCCTGCGCACCTCCTGCAGCCGCTCCTCGGACATGGCTGCCCGCTACGGCGGCGAGGAGTTCGCCATGGTCCTGCCCGGCACCTCGGCCGGCGGCGCGCGCCTGCTGGCGGAGAAGGTGCGGCGTGCCATCGAGGCGCTGAAGATTCCCCATGACCAGCCCCGGCCGGGCTCCTTGCTCAGCGTCAGCATTGGCGTTGCGACCGCGATTCCCGCTGTCGGTCAGGATTCGCTGACGCTGGTGGAAATGGCCGACCAGGGCCTGTACCAGGCCAAGCACAACGGGCGCAACCAGGTGGCGATGCTTGATGGCACGCTGCGCGCCAACTGA